In one window of Tellurirhabdus rosea DNA:
- a CDS encoding McrB family protein, whose translation MGYEQQEQQLLEKIREIDQPEAVRRFFGLLKELIDIINLPNGDPRLAFVARKDPAISASINSFLGLRLVKQARSEAEYWLTVRKEFREPLQHLDGVDFNPLSAKSDYVSVIIGQSQAEYLGNQVLRKCWHDGLLELVESAKRGPHTLKHNPAIFRAAEDEAYLAELLRLAGDPRLAESRFEVAEAAPAYGADAPTRPDIPQNLILYGPPGTGKTYTARQLAAPFSSDTLTFHPSFSYEEFLEGIRPESRGGQVSYRVRKGVFYESCEKAARLAGYASLPDCLADTPARRTERLGAAPPHLLLIDEINRANISAVFGELITLLEPSKRLGAADELLLTLPYSAERFGVPRNLYVVGTMNTADRSIALLDIALRRRFAFREMLPDAALLPVVEGVDLAALLRTINERIEFLYDRDHQLGHAYFLGVQSLADLAGLFRNQLIPLLQEYFFNDWRKIALVLGDNAARGKKPEEKFIWVKKAYSAPLTRELFGEEPDAYEDVTLYEINPQLRNGEFDAIPREAFQRIYT comes from the coding sequence ATGGGGTACGAACAACAAGAACAGCAGTTACTGGAAAAAATACGGGAAATAGACCAGCCAGAGGCCGTCCGGCGGTTTTTTGGTTTACTGAAGGAGTTAATCGACATCATAAACTTACCGAATGGCGACCCCCGACTGGCCTTTGTCGCCCGAAAAGACCCGGCCATTTCGGCTTCCATTAATTCCTTTCTGGGCCTGCGGCTCGTCAAACAGGCCCGGAGCGAGGCGGAATACTGGCTGACCGTCCGGAAGGAATTTCGCGAACCGCTTCAGCATCTGGACGGGGTGGATTTTAACCCGCTGAGTGCCAAGTCGGACTATGTTTCGGTCATTATCGGACAGTCGCAGGCCGAATACCTCGGCAATCAGGTGCTGCGCAAATGCTGGCACGACGGGCTGCTCGAACTGGTGGAATCGGCCAAACGGGGACCCCATACGCTGAAGCACAACCCCGCCATTTTCCGGGCGGCCGAAGACGAAGCGTATCTGGCCGAGCTTCTGCGGCTGGCGGGCGACCCCCGGCTGGCCGAATCCCGGTTCGAGGTGGCTGAGGCTGCCCCGGCCTACGGCGCGGATGCTCCGACCCGGCCCGACATTCCCCAGAACCTCATCCTGTACGGCCCGCCGGGAACGGGCAAGACCTACACGGCCCGGCAACTGGCGGCTCCGTTTTCGTCGGACACCCTGACGTTTCACCCCTCGTTCAGCTACGAAGAGTTTCTGGAGGGCATCCGGCCCGAATCGCGTGGCGGGCAGGTAAGCTACCGGGTTCGCAAGGGCGTTTTCTACGAATCCTGCGAAAAAGCGGCCCGGCTGGCGGGGTATGCTTCGCTGCCCGACTGCCTGGCCGACACGCCCGCCCGCCGGACCGAGCGCCTGGGGGCTGCGCCACCGCATCTGCTGCTGATCGACGAGATCAACCGCGCCAACATTTCCGCCGTTTTCGGAGAACTCATCACGCTGCTGGAACCCTCCAAACGCCTCGGGGCGGCGGACGAACTGCTGCTGACCCTGCCGTACTCCGCCGAACGGTTCGGCGTGCCGCGAAACCTGTACGTCGTGGGCACGATGAACACCGCCGACCGCTCGATTGCCCTGCTGGACATTGCTCTGCGGCGGCGGTTCGCCTTCCGCGAAATGCTGCCCGACGCGGCCTTGCTGCCGGTGGTCGAGGGGGTCGATCTGGCGGCCTTGCTCCGGACGATCAACGAACGCATCGAATTCCTCTACGACCGCGACCACCAGCTCGGGCACGCGTATTTTCTCGGGGTGCAATCGCTGGCCGACCTGGCCGGGCTGTTCCGCAACCAGCTGATTCCGCTGTTGCAGGAGTATTTTTTCAACGACTGGCGCAAAATCGCGCTTGTGCTGGGCGACAACGCGGCCCGGGGCAAAAAGCCGGAGGAAAAGTTTATTTGGGTAAAAAAAGCGTACTCAGCACCTTTAACCCGCGAACTCTTCGGCGAAGAACCCGACGCCTACGAAGACGTTACGTTGTACGAAATCAACCCGCAGTTGCGGAACGGAGAATTCGACGCCATTCCCCGGGAAGCGTTCCAGCGGATTTACACCTGA
- a CDS encoding galactitol-1-phosphate 5-dehydrogenase, which yields MKALVLTEYNHFELQDLPRPTPGPNDVLVRVQAVGICGSDVHGMDGSSGRRIPPIVMGHEASGIVAEVGAEVKGWQVGDRVTFDSTVYALDDWYSRRGMYNLSDGREVVGVSTPDFRRQGAFAEFVTVPQHILYAVPDNVSFTQAALVEPVAVALHALSLTPIQVNDSAVVVGAGMIGLFVIQALRLAGCGRIIAVDLEDNKLELARQLGATDTLNPKTDEVAARVRDLTHGRGADVSFEVVGAGPTVALAIDCVRKGATVTLVGNLAPKVEIPLQAVVTRQLRLQGSCAINGEYEAALALISSGKINVEAILSAEAPLTEGAEWFQRLYDKEAGLIKVVLKPGGN from the coding sequence ATGAAAGCATTAGTCTTAACCGAATACAATCATTTTGAACTTCAGGACCTGCCCCGTCCGACGCCCGGACCGAACGATGTCCTCGTCCGCGTGCAGGCCGTCGGCATCTGCGGCAGCGACGTGCACGGCATGGACGGCAGTTCCGGCCGCCGCATTCCGCCGATTGTGATGGGTCACGAAGCTTCGGGCATCGTGGCCGAAGTGGGCGCGGAGGTCAAAGGCTGGCAGGTCGGCGACCGGGTCACGTTCGATTCGACCGTCTACGCCCTCGACGACTGGTACAGCCGCCGGGGCATGTACAACCTCAGCGACGGCCGCGAAGTGGTGGGCGTCTCGACCCCGGATTTCCGGCGTCAGGGCGCTTTTGCCGAGTTTGTGACCGTCCCGCAGCACATTCTGTACGCCGTGCCTGACAACGTGAGCTTCACACAGGCGGCGCTGGTGGAGCCGGTGGCCGTGGCGTTGCACGCCCTGAGCTTGACACCGATCCAGGTCAACGATTCGGCCGTGGTGGTCGGGGCGGGGATGATCGGGCTTTTCGTCATTCAGGCCCTCCGGCTGGCGGGTTGCGGCCGCATCATCGCCGTCGATCTGGAAGATAACAAGCTCGAACTGGCCCGGCAGCTCGGCGCGACCGATACGCTGAACCCCAAAACCGACGAGGTGGCCGCCCGCGTCCGCGACCTGACCCACGGCCGGGGCGCCGACGTGTCGTTTGAAGTGGTAGGGGCCGGGCCGACGGTGGCGCTGGCCATCGACTGCGTCCGGAAAGGGGCGACCGTCACGCTGGTGGGGAATCTGGCTCCGAAGGTCGAAATTCCCCTTCAGGCCGTCGTGACGCGGCAGTTGCGGCTTCAGGGTTCCTGCGCCATCAACGGCGAATACGAAGCCGCTCTGGCCTTGATTTCGTCCGGCAAAATCAACGTCGAGGCCATCCTGAGCGCCGAAGCCCCGCTGACCGAAGGGGCCGAGTGGTTCCAGCGGCTGTACGACAAGGAAGCCGGACTGATCAAGGTAGTGCTGAAGCCGGGAGGGAATTAA
- a CDS encoding DUF4932 domain-containing protein, whose protein sequence is MRFPFSLFLALLGAFSAFAQSSIPTVRTREDFVWIRLNGEKGRFSKINETPNPFYFSITARKTGSAVQLISEQDSISILLYPEKTTVFRIVRQAKGDTLTCHFLGVPEAAIFSEAYQKANRGKTTVEIPEVYELLNVVFALTAQSRKDENLIYDKTPYYEEVQKHFAPWRQHPAVQRLDSMLAAGSYHSLKMDSYAFVFQGDKLVNGGIYDRISWEDKNTLSPSLPLLADFARTSGFRQFYRQHRPYYTSLTDEYRREIDVASMKKWLEAQFPRTRYDGIRVIFSPLVAYNQSANRFENNGYKEAQAHVNFPYKNPKSSATPKVQQAIRMVIIFTELNHNYLNPEAERYDKQIKEAFENLKFWTAGKASDHYQDPFTCFAEYMNYALVTLYFSDIFDAQTAENRRKATEENMVGNRGFSRFAEFDQELLRLYKTRQPGQTVADLFPAILEWAGKVRMNNE, encoded by the coding sequence ATGCGTTTTCCCTTTTCTCTTTTTCTGGCTCTGTTGGGAGCCTTTTCTGCGTTTGCCCAGTCGTCGATTCCGACCGTCCGCACCAGGGAAGATTTTGTCTGGATTCGGTTAAACGGCGAGAAAGGGCGGTTCAGCAAAATCAACGAAACCCCTAACCCTTTTTATTTCAGCATCACCGCCCGGAAAACCGGCTCGGCCGTACAGCTTATTTCCGAACAGGATTCCATTTCGATTCTGCTTTATCCGGAAAAAACGACGGTCTTCCGCATTGTCCGGCAAGCCAAAGGCGACACGTTGACCTGTCATTTTCTGGGTGTTCCCGAAGCGGCCATTTTTTCGGAAGCGTACCAGAAAGCAAACCGCGGCAAAACCACCGTCGAAATCCCGGAGGTATACGAACTGCTGAACGTGGTGTTTGCGCTGACGGCCCAAAGCCGGAAAGACGAGAATCTGATTTACGACAAAACGCCTTATTACGAAGAAGTGCAGAAGCATTTTGCCCCCTGGCGGCAACATCCCGCGGTGCAGCGGCTTGATTCGATGCTGGCCGCCGGAAGCTATCACTCGCTCAAAATGGACAGTTACGCCTTTGTTTTTCAGGGCGATAAACTCGTCAACGGCGGCATCTACGACCGGATTAGCTGGGAAGATAAAAACACGCTCAGTCCCTCGCTGCCTCTGCTGGCGGACTTCGCCCGCACCTCGGGTTTCCGGCAGTTTTACCGGCAGCATCGGCCGTATTATACGAGCCTGACCGACGAGTACCGCCGCGAAATCGACGTGGCTTCGATGAAAAAATGGCTGGAAGCGCAGTTTCCGCGAACGCGTTACGACGGAATCAGGGTAATTTTCTCCCCGCTGGTGGCCTACAACCAGTCCGCGAACCGGTTTGAAAACAACGGGTACAAGGAAGCGCAGGCGCACGTAAATTTTCCGTACAAAAACCCGAAGTCATCGGCCACTCCGAAAGTACAGCAGGCGATCCGCATGGTCATTATCTTCACCGAACTGAACCACAACTACCTCAACCCGGAGGCCGAACGGTACGATAAACAAATCAAGGAGGCGTTCGAAAATCTGAAGTTCTGGACCGCCGGGAAAGCCTCGGACCACTACCAGGACCCGTTTACCTGTTTTGCGGAATACATGAATTACGCCCTCGTGACGCTGTATTTCTCGGACATCTTCGACGCCCAAACCGCCGAAAACCGCCGGAAAGCAACCGAAGAAAACATGGTCGGCAACCGGGGTTTCAGCCGCTTTGCCGAATTCGACCAGGAACTGCTCCGGCTCTACAAAACCCGCCAGCCCGGCCAGACCGTAGCCGATCTGTTCCCGGCGATACTGGAATGGGCAGGAAAAGTAAGAATGAATAATGAATGA
- a CDS encoding acyloxyacyl hydrolase: MRTLLCFVGLWSLLPGRLWAQPDSVGSIQRLEAVVQSGFIIPHSKELRPLAQTEPVGFELTYSRVRPDRRAWDACNCFARTGLYLSFVDYNNPAVLGQMLSLGGFFEPLLAYRGRAGVSVRATGGLAYLSRVHDPVTNPDNVFFSLPVSALLGLSLHLSYALLPQLDLTAAAHYNHISNGGIRQPNKGMNFPTLAVGLAWQPRRVVFPDYRKDRRPLESRWAGRVQVFGSVNVLAATDRFPEVSRPLFGTALTGLYRLNRFHALSLGTEVVADAAVRERIRRDGSDRRFGQVGLLAGYELAQGRYRFGLQFGYQVFHPGTPYSDRFYQRYQLLYAAARRLELGIGLRATGHVAKGFDLRVGWALGHSVNRLMTE; encoded by the coding sequence ATGCGTACACTGCTTTGCTTTGTGGGTTTGTGGAGCCTGTTGCCGGGTCGTTTGTGGGCGCAGCCGGACAGCGTCGGCAGCATTCAGCGCCTGGAAGCAGTGGTCCAATCGGGATTCATCATTCCACATTCCAAAGAACTGCGACCCCTTGCCCAGACCGAACCCGTAGGTTTTGAGCTGACCTACAGCCGGGTGCGGCCTGACCGACGGGCGTGGGACGCCTGCAACTGCTTCGCCCGGACGGGGCTGTATCTCTCGTTCGTCGATTACAACAACCCCGCCGTATTAGGGCAGATGCTGAGTTTGGGCGGCTTTTTCGAACCGTTGCTGGCCTACCGCGGCCGGGCGGGCGTATCGGTGCGGGCTACCGGCGGACTCGCTTACCTCAGCCGCGTACACGACCCGGTGACCAATCCGGACAACGTCTTTTTCAGCTTGCCCGTGAGCGCGCTGCTGGGGCTGAGCCTGCACCTGTCGTACGCCCTTTTGCCGCAGCTCGACCTGACGGCGGCGGCCCATTACAACCACATTTCCAACGGCGGCATCCGGCAACCCAACAAAGGCATGAACTTCCCGACGCTGGCCGTGGGCCTGGCCTGGCAACCCCGCCGGGTCGTTTTTCCGGACTACCGAAAAGACAGGCGACCGCTCGAAAGCCGCTGGGCGGGGCGAGTGCAGGTCTTCGGCTCGGTGAATGTGCTGGCGGCCACCGACCGCTTCCCGGAAGTGTCCAGGCCGCTTTTCGGCACCGCGCTGACCGGACTGTACCGGCTGAACCGCTTCCACGCCCTGAGTCTCGGCACTGAGGTCGTCGCCGATGCCGCCGTCCGCGAACGCATTCGCCGGGATGGGTCCGACCGCCGTTTCGGGCAGGTGGGGCTGCTGGCCGGGTACGAACTGGCGCAGGGCCGTTACCGGTTCGGCCTTCAGTTTGGCTACCAGGTGTTCCATCCCGGCACGCCCTATTCCGACCGCTTTTACCAGCGCTACCAGCTTCTGTACGCCGCCGCCCGCCGCCTCGAACTGGGCATAGGTCTCCGCGCCACCGGCCACGTCGCCAAGGGCTTCGACCTGCGGGTTGGCTGGGCACTCGGTCATTCAGTCAATCGGTTAATGACTGAATGA